The following proteins come from a genomic window of Kitasatospora sp. NBC_01246:
- the mltG gene encoding endolytic transglycosylase MltG, which translates to MTDLGRGYGPQGSEPWHPGDPGYGGQQPVPGPTDDQWQQPQQYGGQAFVDQQGYPQQMQQAAQQQGYPQQGYPQQAYPGGQPQQPQQYGGQQFAQGQQQAQQAQQYGGQTFGDQQGYPQQGHGGGQGFPGGQGYQDQQQGYPQQGFPGQQQSAPGYQGQQQGYSQQGMPQQGMPQSGMPQSVMNQQGAPQSEMPQQGASQPGMPQQPGQQRVPGEQAPGGQVPGGRASRRRRPEPERPAGPGPDGIDWEAEAAALEAGGRPAEAEPEQAEVEWDEHQDDYAEDGGDDQNGFLGEEDNSREGKKKRKEKGKKSGRRNGGACLLVALVMVGGVAGAGWWGYGFYQDHFGPPPDFTGQGSGSVMVEIKKGAVGAEMGKTLKEAGVVKSIEAFTQACGKNPKCTTIQYGTYTMPKEMSAEAAVTNLVEANGGEKLIVQEGLTAAATYAKIDDKLQLAKGTTAEVAKAQLGSLGLPAYANGNIEGFLWPARYSIASGMKPEDLLKQMVKNAVDRYAGLDAEAAKIGLKTGYEVVIEASILQAEGNNPDDFAKMARTIQNRLADTGKIDGKLGMDTTLQYSLGRKVLDKKDINDASNKYNTYINAGLPPGPISNPGDAALKAVLNPADGKWLYFIAMDPKNTRFSETDKQFAADVEEYCKAAGQGFDKVAVHCTTK; encoded by the coding sequence ATGACCGATCTGGGTCGGGGCTACGGCCCCCAGGGCTCCGAGCCGTGGCACCCCGGTGACCCCGGGTACGGCGGCCAGCAGCCGGTCCCCGGGCCGACGGACGACCAGTGGCAGCAGCCCCAGCAGTACGGCGGTCAGGCTTTCGTCGACCAGCAGGGGTACCCGCAGCAGATGCAGCAGGCGGCGCAGCAGCAGGGTTACCCCCAGCAGGGCTACCCGCAGCAGGCGTACCCGGGCGGCCAGCCCCAGCAGCCCCAGCAGTACGGGGGACAGCAGTTCGCGCAGGGGCAGCAGCAGGCCCAGCAGGCCCAGCAGTACGGCGGTCAGACCTTCGGCGACCAGCAGGGGTACCCGCAGCAGGGGCACGGCGGGGGCCAGGGCTTCCCGGGTGGGCAGGGGTACCAGGACCAGCAGCAGGGCTACCCGCAGCAGGGGTTCCCCGGGCAGCAGCAGAGCGCCCCCGGGTACCAGGGGCAGCAGCAGGGGTACTCGCAGCAGGGCATGCCGCAGCAGGGGATGCCGCAGTCGGGTATGCCGCAGTCGGTTATGAACCAGCAGGGCGCGCCCCAGTCCGAGATGCCGCAGCAGGGCGCGTCCCAGCCCGGGATGCCGCAGCAGCCCGGTCAGCAGCGGGTGCCGGGCGAGCAGGCTCCGGGCGGGCAGGTGCCGGGCGGGCGGGCCTCGCGACGCCGGCGGCCCGAGCCCGAGCGGCCCGCCGGTCCCGGCCCGGACGGCATCGACTGGGAGGCGGAGGCCGCCGCGCTGGAGGCCGGCGGCCGGCCGGCGGAAGCCGAGCCCGAGCAGGCCGAGGTCGAGTGGGACGAGCACCAGGACGACTACGCCGAGGACGGCGGGGACGACCAGAACGGTTTCCTCGGCGAGGAGGACAACTCCCGCGAGGGCAAGAAGAAGCGCAAGGAGAAGGGCAAGAAGTCCGGCCGCCGCAACGGTGGCGCCTGCCTGCTGGTCGCGCTGGTGATGGTCGGCGGCGTGGCCGGCGCGGGCTGGTGGGGGTACGGCTTCTACCAGGACCACTTCGGGCCGCCCCCGGACTTCACCGGCCAGGGCAGCGGCTCGGTCATGGTGGAGATCAAGAAGGGTGCCGTCGGGGCCGAGATGGGCAAGACGCTCAAGGAGGCCGGCGTGGTCAAGAGCATCGAGGCCTTCACCCAGGCGTGCGGGAAGAACCCGAAGTGCACCACCATCCAGTACGGCACCTACACCATGCCCAAGGAGATGTCGGCCGAGGCCGCCGTCACCAACCTGGTGGAGGCGAACGGCGGTGAGAAGCTGATCGTCCAGGAGGGGCTGACGGCCGCCGCCACCTACGCCAAGATCGACGACAAGCTGCAGCTGGCCAAGGGCACCACGGCCGAGGTGGCCAAGGCGCAGCTGGGCAGCCTCGGTCTGCCCGCGTACGCCAACGGCAACATCGAGGGCTTCCTCTGGCCGGCCCGCTACTCGATCGCCTCGGGCATGAAGCCCGAGGACCTGCTCAAGCAGATGGTGAAGAACGCCGTCGACCGCTACGCGGGGCTGGACGCGGAGGCCGCCAAGATCGGCCTCAAGACCGGCTACGAGGTGGTCATCGAGGCGAGCATCCTCCAGGCCGAGGGCAACAACCCCGACGACTTCGCCAAGATGGCCCGGACGATCCAGAACCGGCTGGCCGACACGGGCAAGATCGACGGCAAGCTCGGCATGGACACCACGCTGCAGTACTCGCTGGGCCGCAAGGTGCTGGACAAGAAGGACATCAACGACGCCTCCAACAAGTACAACACCTACATCAACGCGGGCCTGCCGCCCGGGCCGATCTCCAACCCGGGTGACGCGGCGCTCAAGGCGGTGCTGAACCCGGCGGACGGCAAGTGGCTGTACTTCATCGCGATGGACCCGAAGAACACCCGCTTCTCGGAGACGGACAAGCAGTTCGCGGCCGATGTCGAGGAGTACTGCAAGGCGGCCGGCCAGGGCTTCGACAAGGTGGCCGTCCACTGCACCACCAAGTAG
- the alaS gene encoding alanine--tRNA ligase, which translates to MESAEIRRRWLRFFEERGHTVVPSASLVADDPTLLLVNAGMVPFKPYFLGEVKPQFSRATSVQKCVRTLDIEEVGKTTRHGSFFQMCGNFSFGDYFKEGAIKFAWELLTTPVADGGYGLEKEKLWITVYKDDDEAEQIWRDVIGVPSERIQRLGMKDNFWSMGVPGPCGPCSEINYDRGPAYGEEGGPAVNGERYLEIWNLVFMQYERGHGDGKDGFEILGDLPSKNIDTGLGLERLAAILQGVDNLFEIDTSRMILDRAAELTGHTYGADHKSDVSLRVVTDHIRTALMLIGDGVTPGNEGRGYVLRRILRRAIRNMRLLGATGQVAKDLTDVAIKAMAPQYPELEADRKRIETVVSGEEAAFLQTLKAGTTLLDTAVTETKQSGGAVLSGEQAFKLHDTYGFPIDLTLEMAEEQGLQVDEAGFRRLMQEQRDRAKADAKAKKMGHADVAAYREVADKSGASVFTGYNLTEGEATVVGLLVDGVPAPAASEGDEVEIILDRTPFYAEGGGQLADHGRIRLDSGAVVEIRDVQQPVPGVTVHSGGVLFGEVVLGASAYATIDIERRRAIARAHSATHLTHQALRDALGPTAAQAGSENAPGRFRFDFGSPAAVPGSVLVDVEQKINDVLTRELDVTAEVMTMDQARKAGAIAMFGEKYGDSVRVVTIGDFSKELCGGTHVGNTAQLGLVKLLGESSIGSGVRRVEALVGVDAYKFLAREHTVVSQLTELVKGRPEELPEKISGMLAKLKDAEKEIERFRAEKVLAAAAGLADSAEDVQGIAVVAARVADGTGADELRKLVLDVRGRLGSRPAVVAAFTVANDRPLTVIATNEDARGRGIKAGELVRVAAKTLGGGGGGKDDVAQGGGSDAGAVGEAIAAVRGLVAERAS; encoded by the coding sequence ATGGAGTCGGCAGAGATCCGCCGCCGCTGGCTGCGCTTCTTCGAGGAGCGCGGCCACACCGTCGTTCCGTCGGCGTCCCTGGTCGCCGACGACCCCACCCTGCTGCTGGTCAACGCCGGCATGGTGCCCTTCAAGCCGTACTTCCTCGGCGAGGTCAAGCCGCAGTTCTCCCGGGCCACCAGCGTCCAGAAGTGCGTGCGCACCCTGGACATCGAGGAGGTCGGGAAGACCACCCGGCACGGCTCCTTCTTCCAGATGTGCGGCAACTTCTCCTTCGGCGACTACTTCAAGGAAGGGGCCATCAAGTTCGCGTGGGAGCTGCTCACCACTCCCGTCGCGGACGGCGGCTACGGCCTGGAGAAGGAGAAGCTCTGGATCACCGTCTACAAGGACGACGACGAGGCCGAGCAGATCTGGCGCGACGTCATCGGCGTGCCCTCCGAGCGCATCCAGCGCCTCGGCATGAAGGACAACTTCTGGTCGATGGGCGTCCCCGGCCCGTGCGGCCCGTGCTCGGAGATCAACTACGACCGCGGCCCCGCGTACGGCGAGGAGGGCGGCCCGGCCGTCAACGGCGAGCGCTACCTGGAGATCTGGAACCTGGTCTTCATGCAGTACGAGCGCGGCCACGGTGACGGCAAGGACGGTTTCGAGATCCTCGGCGACCTGCCGAGCAAGAACATCGACACCGGCCTCGGCCTGGAGCGCCTCGCCGCCATCCTGCAGGGCGTCGACAACCTCTTCGAGATCGACACCAGCCGGATGATCCTCGACCGCGCCGCCGAGCTGACCGGTCACACCTACGGCGCCGACCACAAGTCGGACGTCTCGCTGCGCGTGGTCACCGACCACATCCGCACCGCGCTGATGCTGATCGGCGACGGTGTCACCCCCGGCAACGAGGGCCGCGGCTACGTGCTGCGCCGCATCCTGCGCCGCGCCATCCGCAACATGCGCCTGCTGGGCGCCACCGGCCAGGTCGCGAAGGACCTGACCGACGTCGCGATCAAGGCGATGGCCCCGCAGTACCCGGAGCTGGAGGCCGACCGCAAGCGCATCGAGACGGTCGTCAGCGGCGAGGAGGCGGCCTTCCTGCAGACCCTGAAGGCCGGCACCACCCTGCTGGACACCGCGGTCACCGAGACCAAGCAGTCCGGCGGCGCGGTGCTCTCCGGCGAGCAGGCGTTCAAGCTGCACGACACCTACGGGTTCCCGATCGACCTGACCCTGGAGATGGCCGAGGAGCAGGGCCTCCAGGTCGACGAGGCCGGCTTCCGCCGCCTCATGCAGGAGCAGCGGGACCGTGCCAAGGCCGACGCCAAGGCCAAGAAGATGGGCCACGCCGACGTCGCCGCGTACCGCGAGGTCGCCGACAAGTCCGGCGCCAGCGTCTTCACCGGCTACAACCTCACCGAGGGCGAGGCCACCGTGGTCGGCCTGCTGGTGGACGGCGTCCCGGCGCCGGCCGCGAGCGAGGGCGACGAGGTCGAGATCATCCTCGACCGCACCCCGTTCTACGCCGAGGGCGGCGGCCAGCTCGCCGACCACGGCCGGATCCGGCTGGACTCCGGCGCCGTGGTGGAGATCCGCGACGTGCAGCAGCCCGTCCCGGGCGTGACGGTGCACTCCGGCGGCGTGCTGTTCGGCGAGGTCGTGCTCGGCGCCTCGGCGTACGCCACCATCGACATCGAGCGCCGCCGTGCCATCGCCCGCGCCCACTCGGCCACCCATCTGACCCACCAGGCGCTGCGCGACGCGCTCGGCCCGACGGCCGCCCAGGCCGGCTCCGAGAACGCCCCCGGCCGCTTCCGCTTCGACTTCGGCTCGCCCGCCGCCGTGCCCGGCAGCGTGCTGGTCGACGTCGAGCAGAAGATCAACGACGTGCTGACCCGCGAGCTGGACGTGACCGCCGAGGTCATGACGATGGACCAGGCCCGCAAGGCCGGCGCCATCGCGATGTTCGGCGAGAAGTACGGCGACTCGGTCCGCGTCGTCACCATCGGGGACTTCTCCAAGGAGCTCTGCGGTGGCACGCACGTCGGCAACACCGCCCAGCTGGGCCTGGTGAAGCTGCTCGGCGAGTCCTCGATCGGCTCCGGCGTGCGCCGGGTCGAGGCGCTGGTCGGCGTGGACGCCTACAAGTTCCTCGCCCGTGAGCACACCGTGGTCTCCCAGCTGACCGAGCTGGTCAAGGGCCGCCCGGAGGAGCTGCCGGAGAAGATCTCGGGCATGCTCGCCAAGCTCAAGGACGCCGAGAAGGAGATCGAGCGCTTCCGCGCCGAGAAGGTGCTGGCCGCCGCCGCGGGTCTGGCCGACTCCGCCGAGGACGTCCAGGGCATCGCCGTGGTGGCCGCCCGGGTCGCCGACGGCACCGGCGCCGACGAGCTGCGCAAGCTCGTCCTGGACGTGCGCGGCCGGCTCGGCTCGCGGCCGGCCGTGGTCGCCGCCTTCACGGTGGCCAACGACCGCCCGCTGACCGTGATCGCCACCAACGAGGACGCGCGCGGGCGCGGCATCAAGGCCGGCGAGCTGGTCCGGGTCGCCGCCAAGACCCTCGGCGGCGGCGGTGGCGGCAAGGACGACGTCGCCCAGGGCGGCGGCTCCGACGCGGGCGCGGTCGGCGAGGCCATCGCCGCGGTGCGCGGTCTGGTCGCGGAGCGCGCCAGCTGA
- a CDS encoding DUF6167 family protein codes for MVRRIFWMAVGAGATVWAMNKANEAVHRLTPDSLSGTAARGALHLGDAAKRFAQDVKAGMAEREEQLREDLGLDGTAVVEPRRRVLRGEPQYRAISAAPGSPAAALPPSSSARASSDGARTTPAIEKTPGRALPQPGGTPNRKDH; via the coding sequence ATGGTGCGACGCATCTTCTGGATGGCGGTCGGCGCCGGTGCCACCGTCTGGGCCATGAACAAGGCCAACGAGGCCGTGCACCGGCTCACCCCGGACAGCCTCTCGGGCACCGCCGCGCGCGGCGCGCTGCACCTGGGCGACGCGGCCAAGCGGTTCGCCCAGGACGTGAAGGCGGGCATGGCCGAGCGCGAGGAGCAGCTGCGCGAGGACCTCGGACTGGACGGCACCGCCGTCGTCGAGCCCCGGCGCCGGGTCCTGCGCGGCGAGCCGCAGTACCGAGCTATCTCGGCGGCGCCCGGCAGCCCGGCCGCCGCCCTGCCTCCGTCCAGCAGCGCCCGCGCATCGTCCGACGGTGCGCGCACCACCCCAGCCATCGAAAAGACGCCCGGCCGCGCACTGCCGCAGCCGGGCGGTACCCCGAACCGGAAGGACCACTAA
- the mltG gene encoding endolytic transglycosylase MltG, giving the protein MTDQDFTPGLTPGHLGAPVLEPEGRPPGAPRPRHDAPDPHRRRNGLACGLTALALVVVFGGAGLTGYTWLQGQQKPPAAADYHGAGTGDVQVSVPEGAGLTQIASALVRNGVVASSLAFTRAAKGSAAAAGRIQPGTYTLKQKMSAAAALAILVDPANANGLTIPEGWRGSQIYTAIDKKLDLPEGTTQRAAQEQGAELGLPEFAKGSPEGYLFPATYSVTDGTTAVDLLKQMVERAGKEFARDDAEVVAQNLGQSLYGLVTIASMVQGEADNTEDMAKVARVIYNRLAKNMPLQLDSTINYALGRSTLNTTVTETKLDSPYNTYLHTGLPPTPIGNPGRQAIMAAVDPAQGDWLYFVTVKPGDTRFTDSFDVQQRNVAEFNAARAAQPSPSASGSGGASAGAGGSQPTGAPTAPGGQ; this is encoded by the coding sequence ATGACCGACCAGGACTTCACGCCCGGGCTCACACCCGGCCACCTCGGTGCGCCGGTGCTCGAACCCGAGGGCCGTCCGCCGGGTGCGCCCCGTCCTCGCCACGATGCGCCGGATCCGCACCGCCGGCGCAACGGGCTCGCCTGCGGGCTGACCGCGCTCGCCCTGGTGGTCGTGTTCGGCGGGGCCGGTCTGACCGGGTACACCTGGCTGCAGGGACAGCAGAAGCCGCCGGCCGCCGCCGACTACCACGGGGCGGGCACCGGCGACGTCCAGGTCTCGGTGCCCGAGGGCGCCGGGCTCACCCAGATCGCCTCCGCGCTGGTGCGCAACGGTGTGGTCGCCAGCTCGCTGGCCTTCACCCGGGCGGCCAAGGGCAGCGCGGCCGCCGCCGGGCGGATCCAGCCCGGCACCTACACGCTGAAGCAGAAGATGTCGGCGGCCGCCGCGCTGGCGATCCTGGTCGACCCCGCCAACGCCAACGGCCTGACCATCCCCGAGGGCTGGCGCGGCAGCCAGATCTACACGGCGATCGACAAGAAGCTGGACCTGCCCGAGGGCACCACGCAGCGGGCCGCCCAGGAGCAGGGCGCCGAGCTGGGGCTGCCGGAGTTCGCCAAGGGCAGCCCGGAGGGGTACCTCTTCCCCGCGACGTACAGCGTGACCGACGGGACCACCGCGGTGGACCTGCTGAAGCAGATGGTGGAGCGGGCCGGCAAGGAGTTCGCCCGGGACGACGCGGAGGTCGTCGCGCAGAACCTCGGGCAGAGCCTGTACGGGCTGGTGACCATCGCCAGCATGGTGCAGGGTGAGGCGGACAACACCGAGGACATGGCCAAGGTGGCCAGGGTGATCTACAACCGGCTGGCCAAGAACATGCCGCTGCAACTGGACTCCACGATCAACTACGCGCTCGGGCGCTCGACGCTGAACACCACCGTCACGGAGACCAAGCTGGACTCCCCGTACAACACGTATCTGCACACCGGACTGCCGCCGACGCCGATCGGCAACCCCGGGCGGCAGGCGATCATGGCGGCGGTGGACCCGGCGCAGGGGGACTGGCTCTACTTCGTCACCGTGAAGCCGGGGGACACCCGGTTCACCGACAGTTTCGACGTGCAGCAGCGCAACGTGGCCGAGTTCAACGCCGCCCGGGCCGCGCAGCCGAGCCCGTCGGCGAGCGGTTCGGGCGGTGCCTCCGCGGGGGCGGGCGGCAGTCAGCCGACGGGTGCGCCGACCGCTCCGGGCGGGCAGTGA
- a CDS encoding shikimate kinase translates to MSAPLVVLVGPPGSGKSTVGRDLAQRLGVAFRDTDADVERSAGKPIPEIFIDEGEPHFRELEAAAVRSAARDHDGVLALGGGAVMAEATRALLRELPVVFLEVPPADAVRRVGLDAPRPLLAVNPRARWRELMEARRPLYLEVATAVVDTAGRTPGQVADAVMEALELKTPHE, encoded by the coding sequence ATGAGCGCGCCCCTGGTGGTGCTGGTCGGCCCGCCCGGCAGTGGCAAGTCCACCGTCGGACGGGACCTCGCCCAGCGCCTGGGCGTCGCCTTCCGGGACACCGACGCCGATGTCGAACGGTCGGCCGGCAAGCCGATCCCGGAGATCTTCATCGACGAGGGCGAGCCGCACTTCCGCGAGCTGGAGGCGGCCGCGGTGCGCAGCGCCGCCCGGGACCACGACGGCGTGCTGGCGCTGGGGGGCGGTGCGGTGATGGCCGAGGCCACCAGGGCACTGCTGCGCGAGCTGCCGGTGGTGTTCCTGGAGGTCCCGCCGGCGGACGCCGTCCGGAGGGTGGGGCTGGACGCGCCGCGGCCGCTGCTCGCGGTCAACCCGCGGGCGCGTTGGCGTGAGTTGATGGAGGCGCGTCGGCCCCTGTACCTGGAGGTGGCCACCGCCGTCGTCGACACCGCGGGCCGCACCCCCGGGCAGGTCGCGGACGCCGTAATGGAAGCACTGGAGCTGAAGACCCCCCATGAGTGA
- the aroC gene encoding chorismate synthase, producing the protein MGTLRWLTAGESHGPALVATLEGLPAGVPVTTAVVAEALARRRLGYGRGARMKFEQDEVTFLGGVRHGETMGSPVAVMVGNTEWPKWEQVMSADPVDPEVLAGLARNEALTRPRPGHADLAGMQKYSIEEARPILERASARETAARVALGAVARAYLKETCGIEIVSHVVELAGAKAPAGVLPLPSDEARLDEDPVRCLDADASKAMVAEIDQAHKDGDTLGGVVEVLAYGVPVGLGSHVHWDRRLDARLAAALMGIQAIKGVEVGDGFELARVPGSQAHDEIVPTPEGVKRTSGRSGGTEGGLSTGELLRVRAAMKPIATVPRALQTLDVRTGEPAKAHHQRSDVCAVPAAGIVAEAMVALVLADAVNEKFGGDHVSETRRNVQGYLDNLIVR; encoded by the coding sequence TTGGGTACGTTGCGCTGGCTGACGGCGGGGGAGTCGCACGGTCCGGCACTGGTCGCGACGCTGGAGGGCCTGCCCGCCGGTGTTCCGGTGACCACCGCGGTGGTGGCCGAGGCGCTGGCGCGCCGACGGCTGGGCTACGGCCGTGGCGCCCGGATGAAGTTCGAGCAGGACGAGGTGACCTTCCTCGGCGGCGTGCGGCACGGCGAGACCATGGGCAGCCCGGTGGCCGTGATGGTCGGCAACACCGAGTGGCCGAAGTGGGAGCAGGTCATGTCGGCCGATCCGGTCGACCCGGAGGTGCTGGCGGGGCTGGCCCGCAACGAGGCGCTGACCCGCCCCCGGCCGGGCCACGCGGACCTGGCGGGCATGCAGAAGTACTCGATCGAGGAGGCCCGGCCGATCCTGGAGCGCGCGAGCGCCCGGGAGACGGCGGCCCGGGTCGCGCTGGGCGCGGTCGCGCGCGCCTACCTCAAGGAGACCTGCGGGATCGAGATCGTCAGCCATGTGGTGGAGCTGGCGGGCGCCAAGGCCCCCGCCGGGGTGCTGCCGCTGCCCTCCGACGAGGCGCGCCTCGACGAGGACCCGGTGCGCTGCCTGGACGCCGACGCGTCGAAGGCGATGGTCGCGGAGATCGACCAGGCCCACAAGGACGGCGACACCCTGGGCGGGGTCGTCGAGGTGCTGGCCTACGGCGTGCCGGTCGGCCTCGGCTCGCACGTGCACTGGGACCGCCGGCTGGACGCGCGGCTGGCCGCCGCGCTGATGGGGATCCAGGCGATCAAGGGCGTCGAGGTCGGCGACGGCTTCGAGCTGGCCCGGGTGCCGGGTTCGCAGGCGCACGACGAGATCGTGCCGACCCCGGAGGGCGTCAAGCGGACGTCGGGCCGGTCGGGCGGTACCGAGGGCGGCCTGTCGACGGGTGAGCTGCTCCGGGTGCGGGCGGCGATGAAGCCGATCGCGACCGTGCCGCGCGCGCTGCAGACGCTGGACGTGCGGACGGGCGAGCCGGCCAAGGCCCACCACCAGCGCTCCGACGTGTGCGCGGTGCCCGCGGCGGGGATCGTCGCCGAGGCGATGGTCGCGCTGGTGCTGGCGGACGCGGTGAACGAGAAGTTCGGTGGCGACCACGTCAGCGAGACCCGCCGCAACGTCCAGGGGTACCTGGACAACCTGATCGTCCGATGA
- the aroB gene encoding 3-dehydroquinate synthase produces the protein MSDIVRIHVGGSAGHDPYDVLIGHQLLGELGQLIGTRAKRVALIHPEGLAATADAIREDLLGEGYEAIVLQVPNAEDAKSAEVAAYCWSVLGQTGFTRSDVIVGLGGGTTTDLAGFVAATWLRGVRWVSMPTTLLGMVDAAVGGKTGINIAEGKNMVGAFHPPVGVLADLDTLETVPRHDYVSGLAEVIKCGFIADPVILDLIEADPEGARSPAGPHTVELIRRAVQVKADVVSGDLKESGQREILNYGHTLGHAIERNERYKWRHGAAISIGMVFAAELGRLAGRLDDETADRHRTVLASVGLPLSYRADAWPKLLDAMKIDKKSRGDLLRFIVLDGLGRTSMLEGPDPSLLVAAYAEVSS, from the coding sequence ATGAGTGACATCGTCAGGATTCACGTCGGCGGCAGCGCGGGCCACGACCCGTACGACGTGCTGATCGGACACCAGCTGCTCGGCGAGTTGGGGCAGCTGATCGGGACCCGCGCCAAGCGGGTCGCGCTGATCCACCCCGAAGGACTGGCCGCCACGGCCGACGCCATCCGCGAGGACCTGCTGGGCGAGGGCTACGAGGCGATCGTCCTCCAGGTGCCCAACGCCGAGGACGCCAAGAGCGCCGAGGTCGCCGCGTACTGCTGGTCGGTGCTCGGCCAGACCGGCTTCACCCGCAGCGACGTGATCGTCGGCCTCGGCGGCGGCACCACCACCGACCTGGCCGGCTTCGTCGCGGCCACCTGGCTGCGTGGGGTGCGCTGGGTCTCCATGCCCACCACGCTGCTCGGCATGGTGGACGCGGCGGTGGGCGGCAAGACCGGCATCAACATCGCCGAGGGCAAGAACATGGTCGGCGCCTTCCACCCGCCGGTGGGCGTGCTGGCGGACCTCGACACCCTGGAGACGGTGCCCCGGCACGACTACGTCTCCGGTCTCGCCGAGGTCATCAAGTGCGGTTTCATCGCCGACCCGGTCATCCTGGACCTCATCGAGGCGGACCCGGAGGGCGCCAGGAGCCCCGCCGGGCCGCACACCGTCGAGCTGATCCGGCGGGCCGTGCAGGTCAAGGCGGACGTGGTCTCCGGGGACCTCAAGGAGTCCGGCCAGCGCGAGATCCTCAACTACGGCCACACCCTCGGCCACGCCATCGAGCGCAACGAGCGCTACAAGTGGCGGCACGGCGCGGCGATCTCGATCGGGATGGTCTTCGCCGCCGAACTCGGCCGCCTGGCCGGCCGGCTGGACGACGAGACGGCCGACCGGCACCGCACCGTGCTGGCCTCGGTCGGCCTGCCGCTGAGCTACCGCGCGGACGCCTGGCCGAAGCTGCTGGACGCCATGAAGATCGACAAGAAGTCGCGCGGCGACCTGCTGCGCTTCATCGTCCTGGACGGCCTCGGCCGGACCTCCATGCTGGAGGGCCCCGACCCGTCCCTGCTGGTCGCCGCCTACGCGGAGGTCTCCTCGTGA
- a CDS encoding shikimate dehydrogenase, protein MTSKYRAAVLGSPIAHSLSPHLHRAAFAALGLDGWRYDAFEVDEAGLPGFLAGLDAERWAGLSLTMPLKRAVIPLLDEVSATARSVDAVNTVVFTADGRRTGDNTDIPGLVNALRERGITEVAGAAVLGAGATASSALAALAQICTGEVTVYVRSAERAREMAELGERLGVTVRTADWERGAEALAQPLTVSTTPAGATDAFAAGLPAAPGALFDVLYHPWPTALAAACAERGAAVLGGLDLLVHQAVLQNERFTGRAPGPLAAIRAAGEAALAGR, encoded by the coding sequence TTGACCAGCAAGTACCGGGCCGCCGTCCTCGGCTCGCCGATCGCCCACTCGCTCTCGCCGCACCTGCACCGCGCCGCCTTCGCGGCGCTCGGGCTGGACGGCTGGCGCTACGACGCCTTCGAGGTGGACGAGGCCGGGCTGCCCGGCTTCCTCGCCGGGCTGGACGCGGAGCGGTGGGCGGGCCTGTCGCTCACCATGCCGCTGAAGCGGGCGGTCATCCCGCTGCTCGACGAGGTGAGCGCGACCGCGCGCTCGGTCGACGCGGTGAACACGGTGGTCTTCACCGCCGACGGGCGGCGCACCGGGGACAACACCGACATCCCGGGCCTCGTCAACGCCCTGCGCGAGCGCGGCATCACCGAAGTGGCGGGGGCGGCGGTGCTGGGTGCCGGGGCCACCGCCTCGTCGGCGCTGGCGGCGCTGGCCCAGATCTGCACCGGCGAGGTGACGGTCTACGTCCGCAGCGCCGAGCGGGCCCGGGAGATGGCCGAGCTGGGCGAGCGCCTGGGGGTGACCGTGCGGACCGCCGACTGGGAGCGGGGGGCGGAGGCGCTCGCGCAGCCGCTCACCGTGTCGACCACCCCCGCGGGGGCGACGGACGCGTTCGCCGCCGGGCTGCCCGCCGCGCCCGGTGCGCTGTTCGACGTGCTCTACCACCCGTGGCCGACGGCGCTGGCCGCCGCCTGCGCCGAGCGCGGCGCCGCCGTGCTGGGCGGCCTGGACCTGCTCGTCCACCAGGCGGTCCTGCAGAACGAGCGGTTCACCGGCCGCGCGCCCGGGCCGCTGGCGGCCATCCGGGCCGCGGGTGAGGCGGCGCTCGCCGGTCGCTGA
- the ruvX gene encoding Holliday junction resolvase RuvX: MDQEERPPFRRGRRIAVDVGDARIGVASCDPDGVLATPVETVPAGVKSQARIAAIADEYQAIEVIVGLPRSLSGKEGPAAEKVRGYATRLANRLYPVPVRLVDERMSTVTATHGLRASGVKAKKGRSVVDQAAAVVILQTALESERVSGRPPGESVEAAG, encoded by the coding sequence ATGGACCAGGAGGAGAGGCCGCCCTTCCGCCGCGGGCGGCGGATCGCCGTCGACGTCGGTGACGCCCGGATCGGGGTCGCGTCCTGCGACCCCGACGGGGTGCTCGCCACGCCGGTGGAGACCGTCCCCGCCGGGGTGAAGTCGCAGGCCAGGATCGCCGCCATCGCCGACGAGTACCAGGCGATCGAGGTGATCGTCGGCCTGCCGCGCTCGCTCAGCGGCAAGGAGGGCCCGGCGGCGGAGAAGGTCCGTGGGTACGCCACCCGGCTGGCCAACCGGCTCTACCCGGTGCCGGTCCGGCTGGTCGACGAGCGGATGTCCACCGTCACGGCCACCCACGGGCTGCGCGCCTCCGGGGTCAAGGCCAAGAAGGGCCGCTCGGTGGTCGACCAGGCCGCCGCGGTGGTGATCCTGCAGACCGCCCTTGAGTCCGAACGGGTGAGCGGACGCCCGCCCGGTGAGAGCGTCGAGGCGGCCGGCTGA